GCTGTTATCGGCCACATTAAGATAGGACTCTTGCTGAATCATGGCTGATCTCCTCTAATCCTCTCAAATTGCAGACGCCCGACTGAGGATATCAGCCACTACCCAGCGCTTACTGCGGCTGAGAGGTCGCGTCTCTCGAATACGTACTCGATCACCTACATGACAGGAGTTTTCCTCATCGTGAACCTTGTATCGCCTGGTTTGAACCATGATCTTGCCGTACTTAGGATGGGGACGGCGACTCTCGACCGCCACCACCACCGTCTTTTGCATCTTGTCGCTAACGACAAGGCCGACCCGTTCCTTCACTGCCATCGGAGCCTACTCCTACTCGCTATCTGTCTGGTTTATTTGGTCATTGGCTGCCGAATCCTGCTGCAGAGCAGCCAACTGTCGCTCTCGTTGCACAGTCATCAGCTGAGCCAACCGATGGCGAGTATGTTTGAACTGATGCACTTCTCGCTCTAGTTGACGAGTCGCTTTTTGGAAGCGCAGATCAAACAACTGACGCTTAGTCGCAACGATCGCATCAGCCAGTTCCTGATCATTGAGCTGACGAGCATCCTCAACACTAGGCAATGGCATGGTTAACCCTCCTCCGATTCGCGCACAATAAACTTGGTCTTGAAGGGCAAC
This portion of the Halomicronema hongdechloris C2206 genome encodes:
- the rpmC gene encoding 50S ribosomal protein L29 — its product is MPLPSVEDARQLNDQELADAIVATKRQLFDLRFQKATRQLEREVHQFKHTRHRLAQLMTVQRERQLAALQQDSAANDQINQTDSE
- the rpsQ gene encoding 30S ribosomal protein S17; the protein is MAVKERVGLVVSDKMQKTVVVAVESRRPHPKYGKIMVQTRRYKVHDEENSCHVGDRVRIRETRPLSRSKRWVVADILSRASAI